The genomic interval GGAAGTGCAGGTGTGACTCAGAGTCCCTTTCTCAAAAACAGGGACTctgctgtgactgtgtgaaGGCCAGGTTGTTCCCTGAGGAGAAGTCTGTGCCTCCCAGCACTGAGGAGGCAGTCTGCAGCCCCCGTCTGTGGGGAAGCATCACGTGTCTTCAGAGCCATGAAGCCATGAACACTGTGTAGCCTACTGTGCTGACTGCATTAAGActcacacttaaaaaaaaaaaaaacagtttgtaatTTGCAAAAATGGTGACATGGGTGTAGCCCTGTCAAGAGGCCCTTTTTGCTCCTAAAATGGAATTCTGAATATGGAATTTAGTTTTATTGTCCCCTCAGGCGAAATCTTGGAAGCTAAAGCAGACTAGATAATGGACACATGATGTGTGAATACTTTCTTGAGGGAGATTTCTATTGTGTCATGAGGAACTAATGTTGttacatttgtctttcattACCTTTGACAATAATGAAGaaagaattatttttaaaaatgatcaaaaacaaaaatccatgaGTCTTAGTATGCTTTTGCCATAGGCATTTTTTACAGTGTCCATAAAAATATTACCATTTAAAAGTGTAAATGCCAGTTTATCCATATAATCAAATGTAAAAGCATTAgccatactgtacattcatacCTAGAACCACTTTTGGGTCTAATCTTTCAAGCAGCATAATTTAACATGCAAGATGGACCGGTTCAACCATCAGATGCCGTGGtatattacagaaaatgagaTTCCAGGTAAGAGCACCCTCGAGTCATCTACTACTGCATAGACACCTTAATGTcaaatacagttaaaaatgtACTGAACGGTATAAGTCGCCTTAAAAATACACTCAGTTATCTACACAAGTGGAGTACGTGTATACAACAGAAGTAGactttatatttgtatttttttaagcactgagggcaaataaattaaaaaagacattcacaTTTTGGTGATCACATCACATCATCTATACACTCATAAAGTCACATTACTTTTGCTCTGCATTTTCCAAACCATTATGTCAGTCCTGTCACGTTGTGCGgcggtttgtttttgtgtggacAGCTTGTGAAAAAGAGTGTCCTTTGATACCAATCAAAGAGAGCCCTGAGAATTTAAGACCCCATTACATCACCATCAGGCCAGTGAGATTCTCAGAGGAAGCCCGCAAAAGACATAATTACCTGTCAAAGATATTACTGTTTGTCGAACACTAGGGGGCAGCATCGTAACCAGTCATCAACGTTGTTTTCTGTAGGTCACTAATCAAAGGATGATGATAAACATTTGCAAAGCAATGATATTTGCATCAGCAACAACATAAACAGGACTGTTTGTGCAGTCAATcgtgtgtgtgtaatggtcTGTAATAATACTCTCACAACTGCAGCAATGTTCACACAGGAGAACTAAATGGCTTTATCGTTGCCCTTTAAGAGCAAGAATCAATCACTCACAATAGATTAGATATAAACAGCAATTACTGAAGTAAGTATTGAGCTCCCAAACTGGtatcaatttttgtttttactaagATTATTaatcttaaaaatgaatttacattttaaatacacatgcccataaaaacataaaaagcactgattattttgtatatatacaatACGGCACATACAAATTATCTATATGAAGAGACCAGATAGATTAAATAAAACGTCGCAAGCGACGGCGTGTCTTAACATTCACCAGTAGCTGTTATAGGATCTTCTGTACAGAGGGTTCTATGTTAAATGCACacctaaatgaatgtaatgtaatgtaaatgcacaccAAAATTGCGACACCTGGAAATACTAATCTTAAAATGATTACTAGATAAgcatattagaaaaaaaaatcttatcgTGATCTAGTAAACCGAATTCAGCCTTAATGCTAATTCCCTTCGTACTACGTACATTCTAAATTCTCACGAGGTTTTCCAGGTCGAAATGGTTTCTCATGAGAGTGTGAACTTCGCCTTGTTTAAAACGTGAAGTTATTTTGTCCCTCTATAGCAACCGTAGGAAATGTGGGTATAAGCTGGTGATTGGCCACTTTCCTTGCGTTCACACTAGAAACAAGAGCAATCGTTTACTGAACGCAAACGTGAGTATTCATTGCAGCTGGTCTTTTTCGATAAGCAAATCTGAAACATGTGGGAACCTCTCTCcgatatattatttttttaaaaaatcatacaCATTAAGGGACTAACCATGTACTGAAAAGAATTTCTGTACGTCGACATAGATGCAAATGGTTCAACAGATCGAGTAAGGATGGATAGGCCTAATTTAGCTCGTGAGCTAGCGATCTATGTATTACAGTGTATAAGTAAATGCAATATTAACTAGTGAGGAAGTTAAAGAATGTTACAgtttctgaagaaaataaaacagtacaaaagtATGAGAGAATCTAAGTGTATGCATTTGTTCGCATTAACTATCTCACTAGATCAGTTGCCCAGTTCttaaagttagctagctagccatctagTGACATCGTTTTCATCTGGATTTGCGAGATCGCTAGATCTACTTTTCACTATCATTGCATTACCGTGGGTCGGTATTTTCTGAGCGACACACATGATCGATGTGTTCGCCTTAACTGTAGACGGCTAGTGTAGCTTGGTAGCTAGTTGGTGGCAAGTAATGATTGAAgcacaaatgtaaacattactTGATAATGTAACTATGCATTCTTTCATCTCCTGTAGACAAGATGAGTCTCCGAAAGCAGACCCCCAGTGACTTCCTCAAGCAGATCATCGGTAGACCGGTAGTCGTCAAACTGAACTCTGGTGTGGATTACAGAGGTAACACCCTTTCTGTCGTATCAAGGGCCTCAGTCATTTTCTGATGTCGCTCTCCGGTGCAGTCGCTGTTGATAAGGGTCCCTGATCAATGAATGTAATTTGGAAGATATCAAAACAATGCAAGAAGTGTTAAGTGACATTGAGAATTGGCAGATAGTGTGCAAATAGAATTTCACACGTGGGTCGTAAAGTTAGGCAGGGTTATTCTATGGGGGCTTTTCAATACTAGCGGATGTACAGTAGAAGAAAGACGTGTGATCGTTGGTGTAATGGTAGACCGAAGTCTGTTTGAATGTAGTCATTGTGCCAAAAGAATAAATGGCAATAGGTAAGTCAGAGGAAGCTTAAATTTAATGTTGTACAAAGACATCTTCTGACCACATTTTGTTCACTGGGTTACACCACCAAACTAGTGCAAATGTGCAGTTAGTGCTCTGGATTGAATGATTATGGAAAGTCCAGCCCCGATGGAGGCTGCAGTGGTAAATGGAATTGATGCTCTTGTCTGCCTCCCCCAGGTGTTCTGGCATGTCTGGATGGCTACATGAACATCGCTGTGGAGCAGACGGAGGAGTATGTCAATGGACAACTGAAGAACAAATATGGGGATGCGTTTCTGAGGGGAAACAATGGTGAGAGCGTCAGAACTACAGTAGAACAGGAGAGGGCATGTTGCCAAGTACATCATGATAtaaggcagtgtttcccaaacctctcctggaggaccccttgtcctgcatgttttaaatctctccctgctccaacacggctgattcaaatgatcaacttgttatgaactcctgaggctgcttaataacaaactgatcatttaaatcagctgtgttggagcagggagagatctaaaccatgcaggacaaggggtcctccaagagaggtttgggaaacgctgataTAAGGAATTGCAGTACAGAACCCAAGTGACAATATTCAAATGCTTCATTCTATGCGTATTGCATGTAACGTTTCTTTATAGAGCTGAAAAATGCCCCTTtgtaaacattgttgcagagcgCTCTCTTATGAGACATACACCCGTTgagcatttctgaaaacatttcagatgcTGTAAAGTCCCAAACTTTAATATTGTCAGCTTGTCACTGGTTCAGCATACACACTTTACTACCTAGACTGTTGAGGTGAGCTTTGATATTGTTGACTtatgtcagacttttttttttcccctttctagTGTTATACATCAGCACCCAGAAGAGGAAGATGTGATGAATAAACCccatttttagttttgttattttttgaagAACCTTTGTTTAAgtagatgtgtttgtgtttgtaatgccTGTTATCTTTTCTGGACAGGACATTTTTGTATGGGCGGAGtgatttgaataaatgtgtttttgtttcattccctggaaaaatctgtttttactGGGCATGCGATATGTAAGTGTTTCTACATCAATGGGTAATTTTCACTGCGTTAAAGACCCATGTCAGTAGTGTTCTCCAGACCACTCATGTAGTCAGCATGCATATGCGTCCTTGCTTTGTAGTTTCCCCAGCATGGTTTAGTTTCAGTTGCATGGCCTAGGAATGTCACCAGTGAAGTCTGAGTAGCCTCATGGAAGAACCTATACACCAGCCCTGAAATTGTAACTGGTGTGGAAATTCATTTTGGAATTTTCCAATGACTTCAGAACAGCACGAGGTTAATGGCTTATCTGATTGCGGTTTACAGTTAGGTACTTCGCAGACACTTGTCTCAAGTGACTTTCAAAGCAAAGGAACAGAACTGTACATAACAAGGCCACATGGAAGCATCTGTTTTGTAAGGAACACATTTATAGCTTTAGAACTCGATaggcagaaaaatgttttcGTCATCAAGAATGTTAACTCTTCCTTAGTTGGTAATGGGGTACTAGGCACTGACATAAAACCCTTGAGGAGCATAAATTTCACTAAATGGATGTAGGTGGAGCCTGTGTACTTGGGTGATGGGGCTTGTCCAATGACCAGAGCTTCAGGTGGTGGTAAATATCACCATTTCCAGGTGGTCATGTTCAGCAGCCAGTCATCTGCTGAATTGCATCCCTGTGTTTGGCAGAAGTGCCGTAGCCCTTGTCCTGGAAATACTCCACCTCTTTACAGGTTTTACCTAGGCTGTTTCAGATGAAGAGGAAGCTGTATAATGGCATCCAAGTTGCACTCTCATTTTGGAGCTCATGAATTTGTACTTCATGAAGTGTATTCATTTTGGCATAAATGTGTACTGAATTAGCTTTTTGTGTGGAGATATTTGTAAAACAATGAGTTCAGTATAGAGGCAATGTGTCATCCCTTttaaatataatgcaaaaatataatcAACCTTTTGTGGTATATGTTTATATGATGTATGTGATATGTAAAGTGTAAGTGTATAATGATATAATGCACAGAAAGCAGACTGGGGCTGTATAGTGAGGCTGGACCTGTGGATGAGAAATGAGTAATTTGATCATCCCCCAGAGCTGAGCTGAAGGCTTGCTCTattctccacagcacagaccctGATGTCAGCCTTTCTACTATCTATCTTGAAGAGCCGTCTTGGCAGCCATTGCGTAAGCTGTATCACGCACAGAGCCATCATGAGTATCACTGTATTAATCACTTACAACACTGGACTGTCATGGCACGTTCTCTGCTCACTGTGTAATACGTGGAGCTGCCATTGAGGCTCTGGCCGGGTTATCAGAGCCAGCCCTGCTGGCATTGTGGCTCTGTGACCGTACAGGAGGCACATTAGTTCCGTTCACAGCGATTACCTGCCAGCAAACCTCCATTAAAGATTATCTCTCTGTCGGAATGCTGCACCTTTTAATTCCACCTCAGCGTGCCCTGTAATTTCCCGCCCTTTCGTATTCTAAGACCAGGAAGTGGAAACGTTACGTGTTGACCTTTAATTCCATCAAGGAGATGCTGGAGGTTGGAGAACTAAAATCCTTTCCCCTGATTGCTTGCAGTGTCTTCATAACcaccacagcactgacacattgAGGCgctttgatgtgttttatttaggATATTTCAGGTTTAGATATAGGCGTTGAGGTGAATTGACCGCTGTGCGTGAGAGACCAGTGTCCCCCTCCCTAAAAAATGTCTTACTGCACACCCTGCTGTCATAATGTGGAACTGCAGTCTGTCCATGACAGCGCTGCTAATGGAAATTTGGTATTACATGTGTGCATAACTTTTTGGCAGTTTTAAAGTCAAAACTTAAAAATGTTGTCATAATTCACTGCATATTGACTGCTGAAAAATTTGCAGTTCCAAATGTTTCAGTTTGCGTAATCTAAGCACTTGTATTTTTCACGTTATTTTGGCCGTTTGGTGTCTCCCTGCTGTTCAGGGAGTGCTTGTGCATGCTGTTACCGTGTGCTCACCTTTCCAAAGGGGCATCTTGCTGCAGGTCAGTACACATGCATAATGGTATTGGACGTGCAGATACCCCTGGCAAAAATGAATGGAGTTAAGAGCTAGTGAGGAAAGAAGTGCATACAGCATAAAAggtgcttttttccatttggagAGAATTGAAAGAATATTTTAGCCTCTGTGCTGATGAAGAATTGGCATACCTGCTGCCGGGTCAGTCCCGGggtcttttctctttgtttcctgGGAATATGCCCACCAATCTAACTGAATGTTATATTTTGGTGGTGGACAGAACTGGGAACTTATCAGTCGACTGGCAGACCATCTCCGACTAGAGGGGGATAACTGACCTTTTCTCTACGGTAGTATTACATTTGTACTGTTGACTCAGATTACATGATTACGTTTGGCTTTGAGTACTCCATTGTGAAGAACTGTTGAATGTAGTGACCTGACACCTACTGGGATAAAGGCTGGGACAGTTTCCCGGCAAGACTGGTAAGGTCTGGGCCTGCCAAAGGCCACAGGCCTATCCAATCTCTCATTATCAAGCGGACATCTCGGCAATTGCTTAAATCTCAATGCGGCATAGTGTTGCAGAGATTAAAGGAGGTTACAGCAGGGCCCAGACAGGCACACCCAAGGGTCACAGAACACCTCAGGTATCCAGATTTTTGAATTCTTTCAGAGTGTGGCCAGAGCAGCAGAATGCTCCACTGCTGGGGGAacttttcagtttaattatgGAATTGCTTCTGTGATTTATCTAGCTGTTTAAAGTTGTTGTGCTTGCTTTCAGCTGTGCCATTCTTTCTGTGGGGATGACATTAGGTTACACAGTTGTCACAGTTACATGAATCAATAACAGAATGCTCTGAGCCCAGCCAAAAGCATGATAACTATGCTGTCTATGGGAATATGGCATGGACATgattttcatatgaaatgatTCATAGACCAAGACCAGCTGAAGCTCTTCACTACATACAAAGAAAGGAGAAGCTTTTAAACATTCGCATGGAAACTCACAGCAGACCATCCACTGTGTGTATAATGCCACCACAAAGGTGTGGGTGATACTTAGTGTTAATGCTgttaatactgtatgttcatcTTAAATTTTAGTGTCACAGCATCAGTGTGCAGTCTTACCAGAAAATACCCAGTCCAAATACTAAAGGCATCAATTTCTACCCTCTCACTAATGTTTAAGATTAGGCTATagaaaatctttttgttttaataatctTCAACATTTTCACTTCCTTATTCAGTGGTTATTTTTGTAACCACATGTATTTTGGCTACAAAATAACCAGAAAGAAGTATACAGTGCTGGAAAGATGTTTTCGCTATTGTTTCCACTTTTAATAAAAGGCGAATGATTGGCAATGTACTACTTAACATCATTTTTGCAGGTAGGGATGACAAATATACTGTCACAGCTGTGAGTCTCCAGCATGCCCTCTATTGGCTGTACCTGGTATTGCTGGCAGAGACTGCTGGGATTCCACCTGGCCCCCTCCCGCATTCAGCGTAACTGACCTGGATCTGTTCAGCTTCTGTACTGTAATGAGGAAAACACCAGCCGTCTGGAGACGCCGAGCCCTGTCAGCTCAGCCCGACAGTAATTCCCACACCCAAAACTGGGTCCTGTACACAATGGAGTGTTTGAAGCcgaattgaaattaaaaatttaaaagacCTGGGTGATCCGATGCTtctaaataaatcattattttaagaATATGCAGTTAGGGAAGATAATAGCAGAATATAAATTGAATTTGATGCAAATTTAAGCGATAATGGAGagacattttttccatgtatCTGTGTATAGGCGTATTCTGGTACATTAAGCTTCTGATTGCGTGAACACAGTGGATTATTCTCTGGGACTGGTTTATTCACCTTGTGCAGAACATGGAGgataaaaatgacactgaaacagcaggacCATGGAGAGCATGTGCTTAGACTGCCACAGCACATGGACCCAACAGCCACAGCAATACAGCATACCTGTCcacagcatgtgtgtctgtttctgtgtgcccATGCCAGCTCTGAACCTCTTCCAGAGACCGGGACCAACTCAGAAATGGGCCTCTACCACAAccatgactctctctctctttccatcacCCCAGCACTGAGTCTTTACCATGACAGTGACCATCCTTACACAGATCTTCTGCCACAACAAGGAGAATCTCTGGGGCGCTAAACTCTTAGTTATAGTTAGAGCTATTCTTCTTGATGCAGTTTGTCCCACCACGTGTTGATTTGTTTACACTTCCTTTAAACTGCATCATATTATTAACTTGCACCAACAGGCTCCTCATAATTAGTCCTTAATTGTGTAATTGGCCATGCTCCTGCACTGATTACCTAATGTTAGCTGAGATTAGAGTGTCTACAGTGATGCACAGGGAATAACAACTGAAGTACATGTTAAAAGCCTTGAAGGTCATGTGGTCAGGAAACTCACAGGGTGAGACTGTCACACTGAAACCTCTAGACTCCTGGTAGTGTTAATGTGGCAGGTTTAATGCCAATaaactgaagaaaacacaaTGGAATGTCAATTTTACAATGAAAGAAGCAAGCTTCAATATTCATATCTCTGGCTTTGTGCATGCAAATCATCCCTGTTTGCAAAGAAGCACACCAAAAAGAATTTACTTTCTGAATTTAAAGTGAAACTTTGCAGCCATTAAATCAGGACAATGCTTTTTGTGTCACTGGAGTTGGCTTAAGTTTGTATTCCAGCTGCCATGTAGTTCAGGCTccaaaaataaatctctcaGTGCATAGTCAAAGCTAGGCCATTTGGCAGCGGTGCCATTTCCTTT from Megalops cyprinoides isolate fMegCyp1 chromosome 22, fMegCyp1.pri, whole genome shotgun sequence carries:
- the lsm6 gene encoding U6 snRNA-associated Sm-like protein LSm6: MSLRKQTPSDFLKQIIGRPVVVKLNSGVDYRGVLACLDGYMNIAVEQTEEYVNGQLKNKYGDAFLRGNNVLYISTQKRKM